A region of Myxococcus stipitatus DSM 14675 DNA encodes the following proteins:
- a CDS encoding lantibiotic dehydratase, which yields MKGWTLFPHLVVRTTGFPFDWLERLGCPESAEWARRLESERRGLVALREQGPRVRRPSRELLSALKAGRPVDTEGMESPERFADWNTRAAAAQEAEAGLAAALERELPAVESQLATLCREPRFLEAVASSSPPVAKDLLAGRGGSRVRRQVASYLQRLCAKNETMGFFGPINYGQVDPEAPTGVSLKWSGPETLVGRNTFAASWWVQGVARAIAFDPDIASWLVPRKKAFAEMPARKTGAMPVSAEDLLPRLVELADGTRTLAALASSLGVAPGLAREALRLGCDKALLTHQLEVPTAVHHPVDDLAERVAALPGAGARRHVEGLSSVLALMARYGAADASGKMALQDACARRVKELWGVVPPTERGPASESHNFYQDRLALREECGGDLRIEVSGERARELETRLVPALAWMAEAGWRTREAARAAVAQRVGSRTVPFWKVAATTADVPVPLDASVAELLAKAIPDAGAASVELGSVERPAWDASRTLPLITSVDLLVGARDVEAWGRGEYTLVMGDIHDTALVWGWALQFHPSRAKVESAMVRAMGVLPRAVPLVTVLPSRRTGLLPSEFPGPVVELGGVSSRAAAWRIPLDDLFVESDGRSARLVSKRLGSEVCLYNGELDSAVHTAFSLPRIRSLRVSMGDHTPRLTLGGVVVQREQWRLDASARDALLACKDDRARLRVAVNLWDARGLPTCVFAKFKGERKPVLVDVRSPPLLRVFLNLLEQKEDVLLSEMLPGPEQLWLRGPQGRHTVELRCTLMWGGPSMSPRLEPLPSPEEEA from the coding sequence ATGAAGGGCTGGACCCTGTTCCCTCACCTCGTCGTGCGCACGACGGGGTTCCCGTTCGACTGGCTGGAGCGGCTGGGCTGCCCGGAGTCGGCGGAGTGGGCGCGTCGCCTCGAGTCGGAGCGGCGCGGGTTGGTGGCCTTGAGGGAGCAGGGGCCTCGGGTGCGGCGTCCCTCGCGCGAGCTCCTCTCCGCGCTCAAGGCGGGGCGCCCCGTCGACACCGAGGGGATGGAGTCCCCCGAGCGCTTCGCGGATTGGAACACGCGCGCGGCGGCGGCGCAGGAGGCGGAGGCGGGCCTCGCGGCGGCGCTGGAGCGGGAGCTTCCGGCGGTGGAGTCGCAGCTGGCCACGCTGTGCCGTGAGCCGCGCTTCCTGGAGGCGGTGGCCAGCTCCAGTCCCCCCGTGGCCAAGGACCTGCTCGCGGGCCGAGGCGGCTCCCGGGTGCGCAGGCAGGTGGCGAGCTACCTCCAGCGGCTGTGCGCGAAGAACGAGACGATGGGCTTCTTCGGCCCCATCAACTACGGCCAGGTGGACCCGGAGGCGCCGACCGGCGTGTCGCTGAAGTGGTCGGGCCCCGAGACGCTGGTGGGCCGCAACACCTTCGCGGCGTCGTGGTGGGTGCAGGGGGTGGCTCGCGCGATTGCGTTCGACCCGGACATCGCCTCGTGGCTGGTGCCGCGAAAGAAGGCGTTCGCGGAGATGCCCGCGCGGAAGACGGGCGCCATGCCGGTGAGCGCGGAGGACTTGCTGCCTCGGCTGGTGGAGCTGGCGGATGGGACGCGCACGCTGGCGGCGCTGGCCTCGTCGCTGGGGGTGGCGCCGGGACTCGCGCGAGAGGCGCTGCGGCTGGGCTGTGACAAGGCGCTGCTCACGCACCAGCTCGAGGTGCCGACGGCGGTGCACCACCCGGTGGATGACCTGGCGGAGCGGGTCGCCGCGCTGCCGGGCGCGGGGGCTCGGCGGCATGTGGAGGGCTTGAGCTCGGTGCTGGCGTTGATGGCCCGCTACGGCGCGGCGGACGCGAGCGGGAAGATGGCGCTCCAGGACGCGTGCGCGCGGCGGGTGAAGGAGCTGTGGGGCGTGGTGCCTCCGACGGAGCGAGGGCCCGCGTCGGAGTCGCACAACTTCTACCAGGACAGGCTCGCGCTGCGAGAGGAGTGCGGCGGAGACCTTCGCATCGAGGTGAGCGGCGAGCGCGCGCGTGAGCTGGAGACGCGCCTGGTGCCCGCGCTGGCCTGGATGGCGGAGGCGGGGTGGCGCACGCGGGAGGCCGCACGCGCGGCGGTGGCGCAGCGGGTGGGTTCTCGCACGGTTCCGTTCTGGAAGGTCGCGGCGACCACCGCGGACGTGCCGGTGCCGTTGGACGCGTCCGTGGCGGAGCTGCTCGCGAAGGCGATTCCCGATGCGGGGGCGGCCTCGGTGGAGCTGGGGAGTGTGGAGCGCCCGGCTTGGGATGCCTCGCGGACCCTGCCGCTCATCACGTCGGTGGACCTGCTCGTGGGCGCGCGCGACGTGGAGGCGTGGGGGCGGGGTGAGTACACGTTGGTGATGGGGGACATCCACGACACGGCGCTCGTGTGGGGCTGGGCGCTCCAGTTCCATCCCTCACGCGCGAAGGTGGAGAGCGCGATGGTGCGTGCGATGGGCGTGCTGCCTCGCGCGGTGCCCTTGGTGACGGTGCTTCCGTCGCGGCGCACGGGGCTGCTGCCCTCGGAGTTTCCGGGGCCGGTGGTGGAGCTGGGGGGCGTGAGCTCGCGTGCGGCCGCCTGGAGAATCCCGCTGGACGACCTCTTCGTGGAGAGCGACGGCAGGAGCGCGCGACTGGTGTCGAAGCGGCTGGGCTCCGAGGTGTGCCTCTACAACGGCGAGCTGGACAGCGCGGTGCATACCGCGTTCTCGCTCCCGCGCATCCGCTCCCTGCGGGTGTCGATGGGCGACCACACGCCTCGGCTGACGCTGGGCGGCGTGGTGGTGCAGCGCGAGCAGTGGCGGCTGGATGCTTCGGCACGTGACGCGCTGCTGGCGTGCAAGGACGACCGAGCGCGGCTGCGGGTCGCGGTGAACCTGTGGGACGCACGGGGCCTTCCCACCTGCGTCTTCGCGAAGTTCAAGGGCGAGCGGAAGCCCGTGCTCGTGGATGTTCGCAGCCCGCCCTTGCTGCGCGTCTTCCTCAACCTGCTGGAGCAGAAGGAAGATGTGCTCCTCTCGGAGATGTTGCCCGGGCCGGAGCAGCTCTGGCTCCGAGGGCCCCAAGGCCGGCACACGGTGGAGCTGCGCTGCACGTTGATGTGGGGCGGTCCTTCGATGAGCCCTCGTCTGGAGCCGCTCCCATCTCCCGAGGAGGAGGCATGA
- a CDS encoding serine/threonine-protein kinase, with protein MDSQGSNAIISRLRVGTITHVRIAGVIDETFPLTSATPELNGLLVVDLGRVDRISSFGVRRWIEFAAKLPPGALGLYVVHAPPVVVDQLNMVEGFAGVARVLSVLAPYSCSTCGEDRMRVVNLVDDAQVLAEGLAPAHRCPVCSNPLEFADQPEEFFDYGRRQQFGTVDPVVMRYLRASMPTEQPELPQHLKIVQDDITFVTLASALKGDLNVRRLASGLEGRVGFDFSHVSKVEPEALAKLEQVLDTAAQGAQVVLCRVPPPALAVLSRSAKQLPARLSTLWLPCECRNCGQVSHQRILAADYQARLRSQQTGMARECPICGGTAQVPHMPQFQGFLARVQLTDRPLEDLEALEARALSQYLFGSANVDPQANKGSPTDLSNSLGNTKLTIIKRLGQGGMAEVFLAKQVGVKGFEKFVVMKKVLPQFAQNPEFVDMLFAEARANARLTHPNVVQTFDVGVSDGVAYILMEYVRGPDLKRLVVELRRKGLGLPLEHALRIVAEVAAGLHYAHAYVDPAGTPHPVVHRDVSPHNVLISLDGAIKLSDFGIAKVAGEDNTQAGVLKGKISYISPEAASGRALDARNDVWALGVVLFELLTGQLPFRREHDAATLNAIVREPAPVPSQLRPHVPQDVSDLILRALVKDPARRTPSAAAMREEIEAVMAHHRLNSSPAAVAQFFKDTLGDRLVEYAPSSGTGTGEHSKPMPTGTGSGDLAAPVDGRTPNKGSIVGGTPRPTGSGSMSAPPVAGSAPRPAPAASRPMTPPPVAAPRPQQPPAPAAARPPQPPAAPRPAPMPPRAPMPPAESDLDTVERTEVLVVSGGGLPPHMAEARPAPAPRPSTAGQPVVAAAPRPSTSDSQALGAPPRPAPAPRASAPSHPSPVPAPRPPAPVPEAPVAPTPDKSSPMKWAALGAGVLMVVAVVAVVMLRGGGSPFVNLEDGEHVYVGGVRMEPGTATLEVSPSGPLLISTAVNGRLRRFGTTQQREGIDVRTLADAMPQPGTRGTLSVSSTMPGCEVKVGGSPLPQRTPLTRAAIEAGRELEVEVACTGAASKHWVLAVPGQEIVVMVR; from the coding sequence GTGGATAGCCAGGGTTCCAACGCCATCATCAGCCGGCTCCGTGTGGGTACCATCACCCACGTACGGATTGCCGGTGTCATCGACGAGACCTTCCCGCTGACGTCGGCCACGCCAGAGCTCAACGGGCTCCTCGTTGTCGACCTGGGGCGGGTGGACCGCATCAGCTCCTTCGGTGTCCGCCGGTGGATTGAGTTCGCGGCGAAGCTGCCCCCGGGAGCGCTGGGCCTCTACGTGGTCCACGCGCCCCCCGTCGTCGTCGACCAGCTCAACATGGTGGAGGGCTTCGCCGGCGTGGCCCGGGTGCTCTCCGTCCTGGCCCCGTACTCCTGCTCCACCTGCGGCGAAGACCGCATGCGGGTGGTGAACCTGGTCGACGACGCGCAGGTCCTCGCAGAGGGGCTCGCGCCGGCGCACCGCTGCCCGGTGTGCTCCAACCCGCTGGAGTTCGCGGACCAGCCGGAGGAGTTCTTCGACTACGGGCGCCGCCAGCAGTTCGGCACCGTGGACCCCGTGGTGATGCGCTACCTGCGCGCGAGCATGCCCACGGAGCAGCCGGAGCTCCCGCAGCACCTGAAGATCGTCCAGGACGACATCACCTTCGTCACCCTGGCCAGCGCGCTGAAGGGCGACCTCAACGTGCGCCGCCTGGCCTCCGGGTTGGAAGGCCGCGTCGGCTTCGACTTCAGCCACGTGAGCAAGGTGGAGCCGGAGGCGCTGGCGAAGCTGGAGCAGGTGCTGGACACGGCCGCGCAGGGCGCCCAGGTGGTGCTGTGCCGCGTGCCCCCGCCGGCGCTCGCCGTGCTGTCGCGCTCGGCGAAGCAACTCCCGGCGCGGCTGTCCACGCTGTGGCTGCCGTGTGAGTGCCGCAACTGCGGCCAGGTGAGCCACCAGCGCATCCTGGCCGCGGACTACCAGGCGCGGCTGCGCTCGCAGCAGACGGGCATGGCTCGGGAGTGTCCCATCTGCGGCGGCACCGCGCAGGTGCCGCACATGCCGCAGTTCCAGGGCTTCCTCGCGCGGGTGCAATTGACGGACAGGCCGCTGGAGGACCTGGAGGCGCTGGAGGCGCGTGCGCTCAGCCAGTACCTGTTCGGCTCCGCCAACGTCGACCCGCAGGCGAACAAGGGCTCGCCCACCGACCTCTCCAACTCGCTGGGCAATACCAAGCTCACCATCATCAAGCGCCTGGGGCAGGGCGGCATGGCGGAGGTCTTCCTCGCCAAGCAGGTGGGCGTGAAGGGCTTCGAGAAGTTCGTGGTGATGAAGAAGGTCCTGCCGCAGTTCGCGCAGAACCCCGAGTTCGTGGACATGTTGTTCGCGGAGGCGCGGGCCAACGCGCGGCTGACGCACCCCAACGTCGTGCAGACCTTCGACGTGGGCGTGTCCGACGGCGTGGCGTACATCCTGATGGAGTACGTGCGCGGGCCGGACCTGAAGCGGCTGGTCGTCGAGCTGCGCCGCAAGGGCCTGGGGCTGCCGCTGGAGCACGCGCTGCGCATCGTCGCGGAGGTGGCGGCGGGCCTGCACTACGCGCACGCCTACGTGGACCCCGCGGGCACGCCGCACCCGGTGGTGCACCGGGACGTCAGCCCCCACAACGTCCTCATCTCGCTGGACGGCGCCATCAAGCTGAGCGACTTCGGCATCGCCAAGGTCGCGGGCGAGGACAACACGCAGGCGGGCGTGCTGAAGGGGAAGATTTCGTACATCTCCCCGGAGGCCGCGTCCGGCCGGGCGCTGGATGCGCGCAACGACGTCTGGGCCCTGGGCGTCGTCCTCTTCGAGCTGCTCACCGGGCAGCTCCCGTTCCGCCGCGAGCACGACGCGGCCACGCTCAACGCCATCGTCCGTGAGCCGGCGCCCGTGCCCTCGCAGCTGCGGCCGCACGTCCCCCAGGACGTCTCCGACCTCATCCTCCGCGCCCTGGTGAAGGACCCTGCGCGCCGCACGCCGTCCGCCGCGGCGATGCGCGAGGAGATTGAAGCGGTGATGGCGCACCACCGCCTGAACTCGTCTCCCGCCGCGGTGGCGCAGTTCTTCAAGGACACGCTCGGCGACCGCCTGGTGGAGTATGCGCCGTCCTCCGGCACGGGGACGGGAGAGCACTCCAAGCCCATGCCCACGGGGACGGGCAGCGGCGATCTGGCGGCCCCCGTCGATGGCAGGACGCCCAACAAGGGCTCCATCGTCGGCGGCACGCCTCGTCCCACGGGCAGCGGGAGCATGTCCGCGCCTCCCGTGGCGGGAAGTGCCCCGCGCCCCGCGCCGGCGGCATCCCGTCCGATGACGCCTCCACCGGTGGCGGCGCCGCGTCCTCAGCAGCCCCCCGCGCCCGCCGCCGCCCGTCCTCCGCAGCCTCCCGCGGCGCCGCGTCCGGCGCCCATGCCTCCTCGCGCGCCGATGCCGCCCGCGGAGTCCGACCTGGACACCGTGGAGCGGACCGAGGTCCTGGTGGTGTCGGGCGGCGGGCTTCCTCCGCACATGGCCGAGGCCCGTCCGGCTCCGGCGCCCCGCCCCTCGACGGCGGGACAGCCCGTCGTCGCCGCGGCCCCGCGCCCGTCCACGTCGGACTCGCAGGCGCTGGGGGCACCCCCTCGGCCGGCCCCGGCTCCGAGAGCCTCCGCTCCCTCCCACCCGAGCCCGGTGCCGGCGCCGCGTCCTCCGGCCCCCGTGCCCGAGGCTCCCGTCGCGCCCACGCCGGACAAGAGCTCGCCGATGAAGTGGGCGGCGCTCGGCGCGGGCGTGCTGATGGTGGTGGCCGTGGTGGCCGTGGTGATGCTGCGCGGCGGTGGCTCCCCGTTCGTCAACCTGGAGGATGGCGAGCACGTGTACGTCGGTGGCGTGCGCATGGAGCCCGGCACGGCGACGCTGGAGGTGTCGCCGTCGGGCCCGCTGCTCATCTCCACGGCGGTGAACGGGCGGCTGCGCCGGTTCGGCACCACGCAGCAGCGGGAAGGGATTGACGTGCGCACGCTCGCGGACGCGATGCCTCAGCCTGGGACTCGCGGCACGTTGAGCGTGTCGAGCACCATGCCGGGCTGTGAGGTCAAGGTGGGTGGAAGCCCGCTGCCGCAGCGCACGCCGCTGACGAGAGCCGCCATCGAGGCCGGTCGGGAGCTGGAGGTGGAGGTCGCCTGTACGGGAGCCGCGAGCAAGCACTGGGTACTGGCGGTGCCGGGGCAGGAGATTGTCGTGATGGTTCGGTAA
- a CDS encoding TonB-dependent receptor plug domain-containing protein, whose translation MHSNVSGEPLRGAVGVHAGRRGPRAILPWSILLCALAVAHPSLAQAQSSTATSESAPKVKRKKRVATPGTKPAATAKPAGTKPARTAKKPPKSRKAPKVEEAPAASEIPVLGAGPETNDPSLSPSEPVVAEPPVPVEPTPMVETQPTPAPAAPVAAPVRTAPSTASTLDVTAPATGSQSAVLPASPTPAPVARDNVPISAPFAEPAMDRPLPPPSGLASLDPTAGADPLEESVNRVLSEAVVTTASKRNQRIADVPLTVSWIPAEELEGTGQFSLCEAIQYFPGMECRRGSMRKAAVSARGLGSNYLSNRLLLLKDGRPLTDPWTGQFYADETTPLVNLKQVEVIRGPGSSLYGSNAFSGVINIIERQPADLIAPGRNVGMEARVLAGQDQTWRVHGTAAGRGGPVEALLGYYGYGSDGPQLFNDAATGLVDKNQDSMVHQVNGKVRVGPLALDADFTDASIGRPGGTHGQISTVGNCGRCHYTPNDEESVQNFNASAQVDQQVTDNLRVFGQAYGFFKRRDVQMESAFGGEPTRALGKRRRLGGEVRALYSAGPVSVTVGGDVKFDNVNVPNVLPELTLDDTKQTIYGGFVDAEYRPFERLVFSAGARYDRYAIPEKVWRQRTDQISPRASVVFHAVPELLTLRTNYGRAFRAPTLAELAINQQMYASTLMGNADLRAETLDTFEAAVDFWPFDRRVRLTGTGFYNVANNFINQELVFGSVSQFRNQGNARIAGFELEAAAQIPSINSSFDVAYQFLDAKSVPYDTEMPETRLDYAPTHRIYARGRTNIGKVAFAELYALFVGPRFDPGFQVDETTGLPTQRVELTGYITASARVGFNVYDGISVSFLGSNLFNAAYEEAHGFPAPPQSFFSEVKVRY comes from the coding sequence ATGCACTCGAATGTGTCTGGTGAGCCGCTGCGAGGTGCGGTGGGAGTTCACGCGGGGCGCCGAGGTCCGCGCGCGATTCTTCCGTGGTCCATCCTGCTCTGCGCACTGGCGGTGGCCCATCCGTCGCTGGCCCAGGCCCAGTCCTCCACGGCCACGTCCGAGTCCGCGCCGAAGGTGAAGCGCAAGAAGCGCGTGGCGACGCCGGGAACCAAGCCCGCCGCCACCGCGAAGCCCGCGGGGACGAAGCCCGCGCGCACGGCGAAGAAGCCCCCGAAGTCGCGCAAGGCCCCCAAGGTGGAGGAGGCCCCCGCCGCGTCGGAGATTCCGGTGCTGGGCGCAGGCCCCGAGACGAACGACCCGTCCCTCTCGCCCAGCGAGCCGGTGGTGGCCGAGCCCCCCGTGCCCGTCGAGCCCACGCCGATGGTGGAGACGCAGCCCACGCCGGCTCCCGCCGCGCCCGTGGCCGCCCCGGTGCGCACCGCCCCCTCCACCGCCAGCACCCTGGACGTGACGGCCCCCGCGACGGGCTCGCAGAGCGCGGTGCTGCCGGCCAGCCCGACGCCCGCGCCCGTCGCCCGGGACAACGTGCCCATCAGCGCGCCGTTCGCCGAGCCCGCCATGGACCGGCCGCTGCCGCCCCCCTCGGGTCTGGCGAGCCTGGACCCCACCGCGGGCGCCGATCCGCTGGAGGAGTCCGTCAACCGCGTCCTGAGCGAGGCGGTGGTGACGACGGCCTCCAAGCGCAACCAGCGCATCGCGGACGTGCCGCTGACCGTGTCGTGGATCCCCGCCGAGGAGCTGGAAGGCACGGGCCAGTTCTCGCTCTGCGAGGCCATCCAGTACTTCCCCGGCATGGAGTGCCGCCGGGGCTCCATGCGCAAGGCGGCGGTGAGCGCGCGCGGCCTGGGCTCCAACTACCTGTCCAACCGCCTGCTGCTGCTCAAGGACGGCCGCCCGCTGACGGACCCGTGGACGGGCCAGTTCTACGCGGATGAGACGACGCCGCTGGTCAACCTCAAGCAGGTGGAAGTCATCCGGGGCCCGGGCTCCTCGCTGTACGGCTCCAACGCCTTCAGCGGCGTCATCAACATCATCGAGCGTCAGCCCGCCGACCTGATTGCGCCGGGCCGCAACGTGGGCATGGAGGCGCGCGTGCTGGCGGGCCAGGACCAGACGTGGCGCGTGCACGGCACCGCGGCGGGCCGCGGCGGGCCGGTGGAGGCGCTGCTGGGCTACTACGGCTACGGCTCCGACGGTCCGCAGCTCTTCAACGACGCGGCCACGGGCCTGGTGGACAAGAACCAGGACTCGATGGTGCACCAGGTCAACGGCAAGGTGCGCGTGGGCCCGCTGGCGCTCGACGCGGACTTCACGGACGCGAGCATCGGCCGGCCGGGTGGCACGCACGGGCAGATCTCCACCGTGGGCAACTGCGGCCGCTGCCACTACACGCCCAACGACGAGGAGTCCGTCCAGAACTTCAACGCCTCCGCCCAGGTGGACCAGCAGGTGACGGACAACCTGCGCGTGTTCGGCCAGGCGTACGGCTTCTTCAAGCGCCGCGACGTGCAGATGGAGAGCGCCTTCGGTGGCGAGCCCACGCGCGCCTTGGGCAAGCGCCGCCGGTTGGGCGGTGAGGTTCGCGCGCTGTACTCGGCGGGCCCGGTCTCCGTGACGGTGGGCGGCGACGTGAAGTTCGACAACGTCAACGTGCCCAACGTGCTGCCGGAGCTCACGCTGGACGACACCAAGCAGACCATCTACGGCGGCTTCGTGGACGCGGAGTACCGCCCGTTCGAGCGCCTGGTGTTCAGCGCGGGGGCCCGCTACGACCGCTACGCGATTCCCGAGAAGGTCTGGCGTCAGCGCACGGACCAGATTTCGCCGCGCGCCAGCGTCGTCTTCCACGCGGTGCCGGAGCTGCTCACGCTGCGCACCAACTACGGCCGCGCCTTCCGGGCGCCCACGCTGGCGGAGCTCGCCATCAACCAGCAGATGTACGCGTCCACCCTGATGGGCAACGCCGACCTGCGCGCGGAGACGCTCGACACCTTCGAGGCCGCGGTGGACTTCTGGCCCTTCGACCGGCGGGTGCGCCTGACGGGCACGGGCTTCTACAACGTGGCCAACAACTTCATCAATCAGGAGCTCGTCTTCGGCTCGGTGTCCCAGTTCCGCAACCAGGGCAACGCGCGCATCGCGGGCTTCGAGCTGGAGGCGGCGGCGCAGATTCCGTCCATCAACTCCTCCTTCGACGTGGCCTACCAGTTCCTCGACGCGAAGAGCGTGCCCTACGACACCGAGATGCCGGAGACGCGGCTGGACTACGCGCCCACCCACCGCATCTACGCGCGCGGCCGCACCAACATCGGCAAGGTGGCCTTCGCGGAGCTGTACGCCCTGTTCGTCGGGCCGCGCTTCGACCCGGGCTTCCAGGTGGATGAGACGACGGGCCTGCCCACCCAGCGCGTGGAGCTGACCGGCTACATCACCGCCAGCGCCCGCGTCGGCTTCAACGTCTACGACGGCATCTCCGTGTCCTTCCTGGGCTCCAACCTCTTCAACGCGGCCTACGAGGAAGCCCACGGCTTCCCCGCTCCGCCCCAGTCCTTCTTCAGTGAAGTCAAGGTTCGCTACTAG
- a CDS encoding PhnD/SsuA/transferrin family substrate-binding protein, with the protein MKMPRFVLAGLALALCLSAPASAAPAPKKTTLGVFLATTLSDGQERFQYAEALAAKLTESMGRPVAAKSFGRYEDFSRAISDGLVDFAVVEGWAAVQLGARATPLAWASRPGESQQRWAIVSTQRGSVKDLAGKRLALVKGAGPTDPKFVTHAVLGGDLDAQRHFKLAPVPNVESALKMLEAKGAEAALVPVSHVPKDKDVRVLFRSSRLPGAVLVDLRNHRAALDTALPGVGAVAPFEAFARIQGKEFEDFRRLVTQGPPRRQPVFADAADARVSTQALVRAEELGPSLPSFAGDLAVSAEQPDD; encoded by the coding sequence ATGAAGATGCCTCGCTTCGTCCTGGCCGGCCTCGCGCTGGCCCTCTGTCTGAGCGCTCCCGCGAGCGCGGCCCCGGCCCCGAAGAAGACGACCCTGGGCGTCTTCCTGGCCACCACCTTGAGCGACGGCCAGGAGCGCTTCCAGTACGCGGAGGCCCTGGCCGCGAAGCTGACCGAGTCCATGGGACGCCCCGTCGCGGCCAAGAGCTTCGGCCGCTACGAGGACTTCTCCCGCGCCATCTCCGACGGCCTGGTGGACTTCGCCGTCGTGGAGGGCTGGGCCGCCGTGCAGCTGGGCGCGCGCGCCACACCCCTGGCCTGGGCCTCTCGCCCCGGTGAGTCCCAGCAGCGCTGGGCCATCGTCTCCACCCAGCGCGGCTCCGTGAAGGACCTCGCCGGCAAGCGCCTGGCCCTGGTGAAGGGGGCGGGTCCGACGGACCCCAAGTTCGTCACCCACGCCGTCCTCGGGGGAGACCTGGACGCCCAGCGCCACTTCAAGCTGGCCCCGGTGCCCAACGTGGAGTCCGCGCTGAAGATGCTGGAGGCCAAGGGCGCGGAGGCCGCCCTGGTGCCGGTGTCCCATGTCCCCAAGGACAAGGACGTCCGTGTCCTCTTCCGCAGCTCGCGCCTCCCGGGCGCCGTCCTGGTCGACCTGCGCAACCACCGGGCGGCCCTGGACACGGCCCTGCCGGGCGTCGGCGCGGTGGCTCCGTTCGAGGCCTTCGCTCGCATCCAGGGCAAGGAGTTCGAGGACTTCCGACGTCTCGTCACCCAGGGGCCGCCGCGCCGCCAGCCGGTGTTCGCGGACGCGGCCGATGCGCGCGTGTCCACCCAGGCGCTGGTGCGCGCGGAGGAGCTGGGTCCGTCGCTGCCGTCGTTCGCGGGGGACCTGGCTGTCTCGGCTGAGCAACCGGATGACTGA